The Catharus ustulatus isolate bCatUst1 chromosome 13, bCatUst1.pri.v2, whole genome shotgun sequence genome includes a window with the following:
- the SLC26A6 gene encoding solute carrier family 26 member 6: MAAEMSLTHRAPHKVLSEAELEEVAQRKPPTKPSLRGCLRKTRCSGSAAKSLLFRFLPFLRWLPRYPIKDWLLGDIVSGFSVGIMHLPQGLAYALLAGLPPVTGLYSSFYPVFLYFFFGTSRHNSVGPFAVISVMIGSLTESMLPSENFLESVNGTNATVNEELRDAARVELVATITVLTGIFQVALGLLQFGFVVTYLSDPLVRGYTTASSVHVLVSQLKNVFGVSQSEHSGPLSLFVTVIDLCKKLPDTNVGTLVTAIIAMVAILIVKELNHKFAAKLPMPIPIELITIIVSTGISYGVNLKDKFGISVVGNIPSGLKPPVAPKISYFGQVVGNAFAIAVVGYAICISLGKIFALKHGYKVDSNQELIALGLSNFLGGFFQCFAISCSMSRSLVQESTGGNSQVAGVISSLVILVTILKIGELFRDLPKAILAAIIIVNLKGMFKQFKDLSTLWKTNRVDLLVWIVTFVATLLLNLDIGLAVSVAFGLLTVIFRTQLPHYSILGRISDTDVYRDVKEYEMAQEVPGVKIFRSSSTLYFANVELYAEALKKKSGIDVDRLIEKKKKALKKLKKQQKKLEKEKAKREKNAEDGPGPAVIELSGGESSAPSEPTLHSLGLPQPSFHAVILDFSPVSFVDTVSIKILKNIFKDFHEIEVDVFVAGCGASVLAQLERGNFFSSAITKHSFFPSVHDAVEHISMEQHQASVDRSTRM; this comes from the exons ATGGCAGCAGAGATGTCCTTGACCCACCGAGCACCTCACAAGGTGCTGAGTGAGGCTGAACTGGAGGAGGTGGCGCAGAGGAAACCTCCCACCAAGCCCTCTCTGCGTGGCTGTCTCCGCAAGACCAG ATGCTCGGGCTCTGCTGCCAAGTCTCTGCTGTTCCgcttcctgcccttcctgcgCTGGCTGCCCCGCTACCCCATCAAGGACTGGCTCCTGGGGGACATTGTTTCAGGCTTCAGTGTGGGCATCATGCACCTGCCCCAGG GGCTTGCCTATgcactgctggctgggctgcCGCCTGTCACAGGTCTCTACTCCTCCTTTTACCCCGTCTTCCTCTACTTCTTCTTTGGAACATCAAGGCACAACTCCGTGG GTCCCTTTGCTGTCATCTCTGTCATGATCGGGAGCTTGACAGAGTCCATGTTGCCCAGCGAGAACTTCCTGGAGTCAGTCAATGGCACCAATGCAACGGTCAATGAGGAATTGCGAGATGCTGCTAGGGTGGAGCTGGTGGCCACCATCACTGTCCTGACAGGTATCTTCCAG GTGGCCCTGGGCCTCCTGCAGTTTGGATTCGTGGTGACCTACCTCTCAGACCCGCTGGTGCGTGGCTACACCACTGCTTCCTCTGTGCATGTCCTTGTCTCCCAGCTCAAAAATGTTTTTGGAGTCTCCCAGAGCGAGCACTCAGGGCCACTCTCACTATTTGTG ACCGTCATCGACCTCTGCAAGAAGCTACCAGACACAAATGTGGGCACCCTGGTGACTGCCATCATTGCCATGGTGGCCATCTTGATTGTGAAAGAGCTCAACCACAAGTTTGCTGCCAAATTGCCCATGCCCATCCCCATCGAGCTCATCACG ATCATCGTTTCCACTGGAATCTCCTATGGGGTCAACCTGAAGGACAAGTTTGGCATCTCTGTGGTGGGCAACATCCCCAGCGG GTTGAAGCCGCCTGTGGCCCCTAAAATCAGCTACTTTGGGCAGGTGGTGGGCAATGCCTTTGCCATTGCTGTGGTAGGCTATGCCATCTGCATCTCCCTGGGCAAAATCTTTGCCCTGAAACATGGCTACAAAGTGGACAGCAACCAG gagctgattGCATTGGGCCTCTCCAATTTCCTGGGAGGTTTCTTCCAGTGTTTTGCCATCAGCTGCTCCATGTCGAGGAGCTTGGtacaggagagcacagggggCAACAGCCAG GTAGCTGGTGTAATTTCATCCCTGGTCATCCTGGTGACCATTCTGAAGATTGGAGAGCTCTTCCGGGACCTGCCCAAG GCCATCTTAGCTGCCATCATCATTGTCAACCTCAAGGGCATGTTCAAGCAGTTTAAAGACCTCAGCACACTCTGGAAGACCAACCGGGTGGACCTG CTGGTCTGGATTGTGACATTTGTAGCCACCCTCCTGCTGAACTTGGACATCGGCCTGGCTGTCTCGGTGGCCTTTGGGTTGCTCACGGTCATCTTCCGTACCCAGCT cccccactaCTCCATCCTGGGGCGCATCTCCGACACTGATGTCTACAGGGATGTGAAGGAATACGAGATG GCACAGGAGGTCCCTGGCGTGAAGATCTTCCGCTCTTCTTCCACTCTCTATTTTGCCAATGTAGAGCTGTATGCTGAGGCCCTGAAGAAGAAG AGCGGCATTGATGTGGACCGCCTGAttgagaagaagaagaaggctctcaagaagctgaagaaacagcagaaaaaactggagaaggaaaaggcaaagaggGAAAAG aaTGCAGAGGATGGTCCAGGCCCAGCAGTGATTGAGTTGAGTGGGGGAGAGAGCAGTGCCCCCTCAGAGCCTACCCTGCACAGCCTAGgactgccccagcccagcttccACGCTGTCATCTTGGATTTCAGCCCCGTCAGCTTTGTGGACACCGTCTCCATCAAGATCCTGAAGAAT ATCTTCAAGGATTTCCATGAGATAGAAGTGGACGTCTTCGTTGCCGGCTGCGGGG CATCCGTCCTGGCCCAGCTGGAGCGGGGCAACTTCTTCAGTTCAGCCATCACCAAGCACTCCTTCTTCCCCTCGGTGCATGATGCCGTGGAGCACATCAGCATGGAGCAGCACCAGGCCTCG GTGGACCGCAGCACCAGAATGTAG